Proteins from a single region of Pseudomonas sp. 10S4:
- a CDS encoding ArsR/SmtB family transcription factor has product MTLDLDEIIKALAHPVRRDILIWLKDPKVQFPEQIHNHEYGICAGQIDQRCGLSQSTVSAHLATLQRAGLISSQKAGQWHFFKRNEDVIQAALDAIVKELSAPTRT; this is encoded by the coding sequence ATGACCCTCGACCTCGACGAAATAATAAAAGCCCTGGCACACCCAGTACGCCGAGACATCCTCATCTGGCTGAAAGACCCCAAGGTTCAGTTCCCGGAACAGATCCACAACCACGAGTACGGCATTTGCGCCGGGCAAATCGACCAACGCTGCGGCCTGTCGCAGTCGACCGTGTCCGCACATTTGGCGACGTTGCAACGTGCGGGTCTGATCAGCAGCCAGAAAGCCGGTCAATGGCACTTCTTCAAACGCAACGAGGACGTGATTCAAGCGGCCCTCGACGCCATCGTCAAAGAGCTCAGTGCTCCGACAAGGACTTAA
- a CDS encoding alkene reductase has product MTTIFDPIKLGDVELANRIIMAPLTRCRADEGRVPNALMAEYYVQRASAGLILSEATSVTPMGVGYPDTPGIWSNDQVRGWSNVTKAIHGAGGKIFLQLWHVGRVSHPSYLNGEAPVAPSAIQPKGHVSLVRPLSDYPTPRALEIAEIADVVDAYRVGAENAKAAGFDGVEIHGANGYLLDQFLQSSTNQRTDNYGGSLENRARLLLEVTDAAIEVWGAGRVGVHLSPRADSHDMGDDNLAETFTYVARELGKRGIAFICSREKEAGDSLGPQLKEAFGGPYIANERFTKDSANAWLAAGKADAVAFGVPFIANPDLPARLKADAPLNEARPELFYGKGPVGYIDYPTL; this is encoded by the coding sequence ATGACGACTATTTTCGATCCGATCAAACTGGGCGACGTCGAGCTGGCCAACCGCATCATCATGGCGCCACTGACCCGCTGCCGCGCCGACGAAGGCCGTGTGCCGAACGCGCTGATGGCCGAGTACTACGTACAACGTGCCTCCGCCGGCCTGATCCTCAGCGAAGCGACGTCGGTCACGCCAATGGGCGTCGGCTACCCGGACACCCCGGGCATCTGGTCCAACGACCAGGTTCGCGGCTGGTCCAACGTGACCAAAGCGATCCACGGCGCGGGCGGCAAGATCTTCCTGCAACTGTGGCACGTGGGCCGGGTTTCCCACCCGTCGTACCTGAACGGCGAAGCACCGGTTGCACCGAGCGCCATCCAGCCTAAGGGTCACGTCAGCCTGGTTCGTCCGTTGTCCGACTACCCAACGCCACGTGCTCTGGAAATCGCCGAAATCGCCGACGTCGTGGACGCTTACCGCGTCGGTGCCGAGAACGCCAAGGCTGCCGGTTTTGACGGCGTGGAAATCCACGGCGCTAACGGTTACCTGCTCGACCAGTTCCTGCAAAGCAGCACCAACCAGCGCACCGACAATTACGGCGGCTCCCTGGAAAACCGTGCGCGCCTATTGCTGGAAGTGACCGACGCAGCAATCGAAGTCTGGGGCGCTGGCCGCGTGGGTGTGCACCTGTCACCACGCGCCGACTCCCATGACATGGGCGACGACAACCTGGCCGAGACGTTCACTTACGTAGCACGTGAGCTGGGCAAACGCGGCATCGCCTTCATTTGCTCCCGCGAGAAAGAAGCTGGCGACAGCCTGGGCCCACAATTGAAAGAAGCCTTCGGCGGCCCGTACATCGCCAACGAGCGTTTCACCAAGGACAGCGCCAATGCCTGGCTCGCGGCTGGCAAGGCTGACGCCGTCGCGTTCGGTGTGCCATTCATTGCCAACCCGGATCTGCCGGCGCGCTTGAAGGCGGATGCGCCGCTGAATGAAGCACGTCCAGAGTTGTTCTATGGCAAGGGGCCAGTGGGCTATATCGACTACCCAACGCTGTAA
- a CDS encoding OprD family porin: MKPSTAQYLFPSLIAATLAGSALPAVADESGFVDGAKVDLNLRNFFINRNFTNPTKAQGLAQEWTQSFILDAKSGFTQGTVGFGMDVLGLYSVKLDGGKGTGGTQLLPLDHDGRPADTFGRTNVAFKAKLSQTEVKVGEWMPVLPILRSDDGRSLPQTFRGGQITSKEIDGLTLYGGQFRANSPRDDSSMTDMSMVGKAAITSDRFNFQGGEYTFNDKHTQIGLWNAELKDIYSQQFVNLTHTQPIGDWTLGANIGFFYGKDDGSALAGELDNKTWSGLFSARYGGSTFYVGLQKLTGDSAWMRVNGTSGGTLANDSYNNSYDNAQERSWQLRHDYNFAALGVPGLTLMNRYISGDNVHTATTTDGKEWGRESELGYTVQSGTLKNLNVKWRNSSLRRDFNNNEFDENRLIVSYPISLL, from the coding sequence ATGAAGCCTTCCACCGCGCAGTACCTGTTTCCCAGCCTCATCGCCGCCACACTGGCCGGCAGCGCCCTGCCCGCCGTGGCCGATGAGTCGGGTTTTGTCGATGGGGCCAAGGTCGACCTGAACCTGCGCAACTTCTTCATCAACCGCAATTTCACCAACCCGACCAAGGCCCAGGGCTTGGCTCAGGAGTGGACGCAAAGTTTTATCCTCGACGCCAAGTCCGGGTTCACTCAGGGCACCGTCGGGTTCGGTATGGACGTGCTGGGGTTGTACTCGGTGAAACTCGATGGCGGCAAAGGCACCGGCGGCACCCAGTTGCTGCCGCTTGATCACGACGGGCGCCCGGCGGACACCTTTGGCCGTACCAACGTGGCGTTCAAGGCCAAGCTGTCCCAGACCGAAGTGAAGGTTGGCGAGTGGATGCCGGTGTTGCCGATTCTGCGTTCGGATGACGGCCGCTCCCTGCCGCAAACCTTCCGTGGCGGGCAGATCACCTCGAAGGAAATCGACGGCCTGACGCTCTACGGCGGCCAGTTCCGCGCCAACAGTCCACGGGACGACAGCAGCATGACCGACATGTCGATGGTCGGAAAAGCCGCGATCACCTCGGACCGTTTCAACTTCCAGGGCGGCGAATACACGTTCAACGACAAGCACACCCAAATCGGCCTGTGGAACGCGGAACTCAAGGACATCTACAGCCAGCAATTCGTAAACCTGACCCATACGCAACCCATCGGCGACTGGACGTTGGGCGCCAACATCGGGTTCTTCTATGGCAAGGACGACGGCAGCGCCCTGGCTGGCGAACTGGACAACAAGACCTGGTCCGGCCTGTTCTCGGCCAGATACGGCGGCAGCACCTTCTACGTCGGCCTGCAAAAACTCACCGGCGACAGCGCCTGGATGCGCGTCAACGGTACCAGCGGCGGAACCCTGGCCAACGACAGTTACAACAACAGCTATGACAACGCCCAAGAGCGATCCTGGCAACTGCGCCACGACTACAACTTCGCCGCTCTGGGCGTGCCGGGCCTGACCCTGATGAACCGCTATATCAGCGGTGACAACGTGCACACCGCCACCACCACCGACGGCAAGGAATGGGGCCGCGAAAGTGAACTGGGCTACACCGTGCAAAGCGGCACGCTCAAGAACCTGAACGTCAAATGGCGCAACTCGAGCTTGCGTCGGGACTTCAACAACAACGAGTTTGATGAGAACCGGTTGATCGTCAGTTACCCGATCAGCCTGCTGTAA
- a CDS encoding ACP phosphodiesterase: MNYLAHLHLGGQRPGQWLGSLYGDFVKGRLQGQFDPEIEAAIQLHRSIDVFTDRHPLVDIALSRFSITRRRYAGIVVDVFFDHCLARDWTLYSDQPLAQFTSDVYRVLSREPQLPERLAQIAPHMVANDWLGSYEDFEVLSQVLRGISRRLSKPEELAGAMQELRVLYEPLSEDFRLFYPQLQDFAQNYSTP, from the coding sequence ATGAATTATCTCGCACATCTGCACCTCGGTGGCCAGCGCCCCGGTCAATGGCTCGGCAGCCTGTATGGCGATTTCGTCAAAGGACGGCTGCAAGGGCAGTTTGACCCGGAGATCGAAGCGGCCATCCAGTTGCATCGCAGCATCGACGTGTTTACCGACCGCCATCCGTTGGTGGACATCGCGTTGTCGCGGTTTTCCATCACCCGCCGGCGTTATGCCGGGATCGTGGTCGACGTGTTTTTCGACCATTGCCTGGCCCGGGACTGGACGCTCTACTCCGACCAGCCGTTGGCGCAGTTCACCTCGGATGTCTATCGCGTGCTCTCTCGCGAGCCGCAGCTGCCGGAACGGCTGGCGCAGATCGCGCCGCACATGGTGGCCAATGACTGGTTGGGTTCTTATGAGGATTTCGAGGTGCTGTCGCAGGTGCTGCGGGGGATTTCCCGGCGGCTGAGCAAACCTGAGGAATTGGCCGGGGCGATGCAGGAGTTGCGAGTGTTGTATGAGCCGTTGAGCGAGGATTTTCGGTTGTTCTATCCGCAGCTTCAGGACTTTGCGCAGAACTACTCAACACCATAA
- the emhB gene encoding efflux RND transporter permease subunit EmhB, with amino-acid sequence MSKFFIDRPIFAWVIALVIMLVGALSILKLPINQYPSIAPPAIAISVTYPGASAQTVQDTVVQVIEQQLNGIDNLRYVSSESNSDGSMTITATFEQGTNSDTAQVQVQNKLNLATPLLPQEVQQQGIRVTKAVKNFLLVIGVVSQDGSMSKDDLSNYIVSNMQDPISRTAGVGDFQVFGAQYAMRIWVDPAKLNNFNLTPADVSAAISAQNVQVSSGQLGGLPALPGQQLNATIIGKTRLQTAEQFKAILLKVNKDGSQVRIGDVADVGLGGENSSIAAQFNGKPASGLAVKLANGANALDTAKALRKTIDDLKPFFPQGMEVVFPYDTTPVVTESIKGVVETLVEAIVLVFLVMFLFLQNFRATIITTMTVPVVLLGTFGILAAFGFSINTLTMFGMVLAIGLLVDDAIVVVENVERVMSEEGLSPKEATKKSMGQIQGALVGIALVLSAVLLPMAFFSGSTGVIYKQFSITIVSAMALSVLVALIFTPALCATMLKAIPKGEHGTPKRGFFGWFNRNFDRGVKSYERGVGNMLTHKAPYLLAYLIIIVGMIWLFTRIPTAFLPEEDQGVLFAQVQTPAGSSAERTQVVIDEMRSYLLEKESGSVASVFTVNGFNFAGRGQSSGLAFIMLKPWGERDASNSVFALAGRAQQHFFTFRDAMVFAFAPPAVLELGNATGFDVFLQDRAGIGHDKLMAARNQFLGMAAQSKVLYQVRPNGLNDEPQYQLEIDDEKASALGLTLADINSTLSISFGSSYVNDFIDRGRVKKVYVQGQAGARMSPEDLKKWYVRNSAGTMVPFSAFAKGEWVYGSPKLARYNGVEAMEILGAPAPGYSTGEAMAEVEAIAKKLPAGVGISWTGLSYEERLSGSQAPALYALSLLMVFLCLAALYESWSIPIAVMLVVPLGIIGALMATSLRGLSNDVYFQVGLLTTIGLASKNAILIVEFAKDLHEQGRSLREAAIEACRMRLRPIIMTSLAFVLGVVPLAISTGAGSGSQHAIGTGVIGGMITATILAIFWVPLFFVTVSSIGQRKKTDQDDAIETPKEAGQ; translated from the coding sequence ATGTCGAAATTTTTTATCGACCGTCCGATTTTCGCTTGGGTAATTGCCCTGGTGATCATGTTGGTCGGGGCTCTATCGATCCTCAAGCTACCGATTAACCAGTATCCAAGCATTGCACCACCGGCCATTGCCATTTCCGTGACCTACCCAGGCGCTTCTGCACAAACCGTGCAGGACACCGTGGTGCAGGTCATCGAACAACAGCTCAACGGTATCGATAACCTGCGTTATGTGTCGTCGGAAAGTAACTCCGACGGCAGCATGACCATTACCGCCACCTTCGAGCAGGGCACCAACTCCGATACCGCGCAGGTTCAGGTCCAGAACAAACTGAACCTGGCCACCCCGCTGCTGCCGCAAGAAGTGCAGCAACAGGGTATCCGCGTAACCAAGGCAGTGAAAAACTTCCTGCTGGTGATCGGCGTGGTGTCGCAAGACGGCAGCATGTCCAAGGACGACTTGTCCAACTACATCGTGTCGAACATGCAGGACCCGATCTCGCGGACCGCCGGTGTCGGTGACTTCCAGGTCTTCGGTGCCCAGTACGCGATGCGGATCTGGGTCGACCCGGCCAAGCTGAACAACTTCAACCTGACCCCGGCCGATGTCAGTGCCGCCATTTCGGCACAGAACGTTCAAGTGTCTTCCGGTCAACTCGGTGGCTTGCCAGCACTGCCTGGCCAGCAACTGAACGCCACGATCATCGGCAAGACCCGCCTGCAGACTGCCGAGCAGTTCAAGGCGATTTTGTTGAAGGTCAACAAAGATGGTTCGCAAGTGCGTATCGGTGATGTCGCCGATGTCGGTCTGGGTGGCGAAAACTCCAGCATCGCGGCACAGTTCAACGGCAAGCCGGCTTCCGGTCTGGCGGTGAAACTGGCCAACGGCGCCAACGCCCTCGACACGGCCAAGGCCCTGCGCAAAACCATCGACGACCTGAAGCCGTTCTTCCCGCAAGGGATGGAAGTGGTATTCCCGTACGACACCACGCCAGTAGTCACCGAGTCGATCAAGGGTGTGGTTGAAACCCTGGTCGAAGCGATCGTGCTGGTGTTCCTGGTGATGTTCCTGTTCCTGCAAAACTTCCGCGCCACCATCATCACCACGATGACCGTGCCGGTAGTACTGCTGGGTACCTTCGGGATCCTCGCGGCATTCGGTTTCAGCATCAACACCCTGACCATGTTCGGTATGGTGCTGGCCATCGGCTTGCTGGTGGACGATGCCATTGTCGTGGTGGAAAACGTCGAGCGGGTGATGAGCGAGGAAGGCCTGTCACCCAAGGAGGCCACCAAGAAATCCATGGGGCAGATCCAGGGTGCACTGGTCGGTATCGCTCTGGTGCTGTCGGCGGTACTGCTGCCGATGGCGTTCTTCAGCGGTTCTACCGGTGTGATCTACAAACAGTTCTCCATCACCATCGTCTCGGCCATGGCCTTGTCGGTATTGGTTGCCCTGATCTTCACCCCGGCGCTTTGCGCCACCATGCTCAAGGCGATTCCGAAAGGCGAGCACGGCACACCGAAACGCGGCTTCTTTGGCTGGTTCAACCGCAACTTCGACCGTGGCGTCAAAAGCTACGAGCGCGGTGTCGGCAACATGCTCACGCACAAGGCACCGTATCTGCTGGCCTACTTGATCATCATCGTTGGCATGATCTGGCTGTTCACCCGCATTCCGACTGCGTTCCTTCCGGAAGAAGACCAGGGCGTACTGTTCGCCCAGGTGCAAACCCCGGCCGGTTCCAGCGCCGAACGCACGCAAGTGGTGATCGACGAGATGCGTTCCTACCTGCTGGAGAAAGAGTCCGGTTCGGTGGCTTCGGTGTTTACCGTGAACGGCTTCAACTTCGCCGGTCGCGGGCAGAGCTCCGGCCTGGCGTTCATCATGCTCAAACCGTGGGGCGAGCGTGACGCGAGCAACAGCGTGTTTGCCCTGGCAGGCCGCGCCCAGCAGCACTTCTTTACCTTCCGTGATGCGATGGTGTTCGCCTTCGCACCGCCAGCGGTACTGGAGTTGGGTAACGCCACCGGTTTCGACGTGTTCCTGCAAGACCGCGCCGGTATCGGTCACGACAAACTGATGGCTGCCCGTAACCAGTTCCTGGGTATGGCTGCGCAGAGCAAAGTGTTGTATCAGGTGCGTCCGAACGGCCTGAACGATGAGCCGCAATACCAACTGGAAATCGACGACGAGAAAGCCAGCGCCCTCGGCCTGACCCTCGCTGACATCAACAGCACGTTGTCGATTTCCTTCGGTAGTAGCTACGTCAACGACTTTATCGACCGTGGTCGGGTGAAGAAGGTTTACGTGCAAGGTCAGGCAGGCGCTCGCATGAGCCCTGAAGACCTGAAGAAATGGTACGTGCGCAACAGCGCGGGCACCATGGTGCCGTTCTCCGCGTTCGCCAAAGGTGAGTGGGTGTACGGCTCGCCGAAACTGGCCCGTTACAACGGCGTGGAAGCGATGGAAATCCTCGGTGCCCCGGCGCCGGGCTACTCCACCGGTGAAGCCATGGCCGAAGTCGAAGCCATCGCCAAGAAACTACCGGCCGGTGTCGGCATTTCCTGGACCGGTTTGTCCTACGAGGAGCGGCTGTCCGGCTCGCAAGCGCCAGCGTTGTACGCGCTGTCGCTGCTGATGGTGTTCCTGTGTCTGGCGGCGCTGTATGAGAGCTGGTCGATTCCGATCGCGGTTATGCTCGTGGTGCCACTGGGGATCATCGGTGCATTGATGGCCACCAGCCTGCGCGGTCTGTCCAATGACGTGTACTTCCAGGTGGGCCTGTTGACGACCATCGGTCTGGCATCGAAAAACGCCATTCTGATCGTCGAATTCGCCAAGGACTTGCACGAGCAAGGACGCAGCCTGCGCGAGGCGGCTATTGAAGCCTGCCGGATGCGTCTGCGACCGATCATCATGACCTCGCTGGCCTTCGTTCTGGGTGTGGTTCCGTTGGCGATCTCCACTGGCGCCGGTTCGGGTAGCCAGCATGCGATCGGTACCGGGGTAATTGGCGGTATGATCACGGCCACGATCCTGGCGATCTTCTGGGTCCCACTGTTCTTCGTTACCGTGTCGTCCATTGGCCAGCGCAAGAAAACTGACCAGGATGACGCCATTGAAACTCCTAAAGAGGCTGGCCAATGA
- the emhA gene encoding efflux RND transporter periplasmic adaptor subunit EmhA — protein sequence MQFKPAVTALVTAVALASLLSGCKKEEAPPAPPAPQVGVVTLQPQAFTLTSELPGRTSAYRIAEVRPQVNGIILKRLFKEGSDVKAGQQLYQIDPSVYEATLKSAEASLQQTKSISDRYKQLVNEQAVSRQEYDTAVANRLQSEATLQTAQINVRYTKVYAPLTGRIGRSNVTEGALVSNGQADAMAVIQQLDPIYVDVTQSSVELLELRRELESGRLQKAGENSAAVKLTMEDGSEYKQDGKLEFSEVSVDQTTGSVTLRAVFPNPDHTLLPGMFVHAKLQSGVNAAAILAPQQGVTRDLKGTPTALVVGPDNKVELRQLKASRTVGSQWLIEDGLKAGDRLITEGLQFVKPGVEVKPTEATNVTAKNPAAAQTADKAYSGKGE from the coding sequence ATGCAATTCAAGCCAGCTGTTACCGCTCTGGTCACTGCCGTCGCCCTGGCATCACTGCTCAGCGGATGCAAAAAGGAAGAGGCACCTCCTGCCCCTCCCGCCCCTCAGGTCGGCGTCGTCACCCTGCAACCTCAAGCCTTTACCCTGACATCCGAGCTTCCGGGCCGTACGAGTGCGTACCGCATCGCGGAAGTCCGCCCACAGGTCAACGGCATCATTCTCAAGCGCCTGTTCAAAGAAGGCAGCGATGTCAAAGCCGGCCAGCAGCTTTATCAGATCGATCCGTCGGTCTATGAAGCGACGCTGAAAAGCGCCGAAGCCAGCCTGCAACAGACCAAATCGATTTCTGATCGCTACAAGCAACTGGTCAACGAGCAAGCCGTCAGCCGTCAGGAATACGACACCGCTGTAGCCAACCGTTTGCAGTCCGAAGCAACGCTTCAGACCGCCCAGATCAACGTGCGCTACACCAAGGTTTACGCGCCACTGACCGGCCGTATCGGTCGCTCCAACGTGACCGAAGGCGCACTGGTCAGCAATGGCCAGGCCGATGCCATGGCGGTGATTCAGCAACTGGACCCGATTTACGTCGACGTGACCCAGTCTTCGGTGGAGCTGCTTGAGCTGCGTCGCGAACTGGAAAGCGGCCGCCTGCAAAAGGCCGGTGAGAACTCCGCGGCAGTCAAACTGACCATGGAAGACGGCAGCGAGTACAAACAGGACGGTAAGCTGGAATTCTCCGAAGTGTCGGTCGACCAGACCACCGGTTCCGTGACCCTGCGTGCGGTGTTCCCGAACCCTGATCACACCCTGCTGCCAGGCATGTTCGTTCACGCCAAATTACAGTCCGGGGTTAACGCTGCCGCCATCCTTGCGCCGCAACAAGGCGTGACCCGTGACCTCAAAGGCACGCCGACCGCACTGGTCGTCGGCCCGGACAACAAGGTCGAACTGCGTCAGCTCAAGGCCAGCCGCACCGTCGGCAGCCAATGGCTGATCGAAGACGGCCTGAAAGCCGGCGATCGCCTGATCACCGAAGGGCTGCAATTCGTCAAACCGGGTGTTGAAGTGAAACCGACTGAAGCGACCAACGTAACTGCGAAAAACCCGGCCGCCGCACAGACAGCTGACAAGGCTTATAGCGGCAAAGGGGAGTAA
- the olsB gene encoding L-ornithine N(alpha)-acyltransferase, which translates to MTQIARISDTGNERRLQAERLIGTEALQEAQALRFNVFSGEFNAKLKGAELGLDMDDYDVHCAHIGVRDLNTGRLVATTRLLDHTAASSLGKFYSEEEFSLHGLVALKGPILEIGRTCVDPAYRNGGTIAVLWGELAEVLNQGGYSYLMGCASIPMQDGGIQAHAIMQRLRERYLCTEHLRAEPKKPLPTLDIPSNVIAEMPPLLKAYMRLGAKICGEPCWDEDFQVADVFILLKRDELCPRYAKHFKAAM; encoded by the coding sequence ATGACTCAGATCGCCCGCATCAGCGACACCGGCAATGAACGCCGCCTGCAAGCCGAACGCCTGATCGGCACCGAGGCCTTGCAAGAAGCGCAGGCCTTGCGCTTCAACGTTTTCAGCGGCGAATTCAACGCCAAGCTGAAAGGCGCGGAGCTGGGCCTGGACATGGATGACTATGATGTTCACTGCGCCCACATCGGCGTGCGTGACTTGAACACCGGGCGTCTGGTCGCGACCACCCGTTTGCTCGACCACACCGCCGCCAGCAGCCTGGGCAAGTTTTACAGCGAAGAAGAATTCAGCTTGCACGGGCTGGTTGCGCTCAAAGGCCCGATCCTGGAAATCGGCCGCACCTGCGTCGACCCGGCCTACCGCAACGGCGGCACCATCGCGGTGTTGTGGGGCGAACTGGCCGAAGTCCTCAACCAGGGCGGCTACAGCTATTTGATGGGCTGCGCGAGCATTCCGATGCAGGACGGCGGGATTCAGGCCCACGCAATCATGCAGCGCCTGCGCGAACGTTACCTGTGCACCGAACACCTGCGGGCCGAGCCGAAAAAGCCGCTGCCGACACTGGATATCCCCTCGAACGTGATCGCCGAAATGCCGCCGCTGCTCAAGGCCTACATGCGCCTGGGCGCGAAGATCTGCGGCGAGCCGTGCTGGGACGAAGACTTTCAGGTCGCCGACGTGTTCATCCTGCTCAAGCGCGACGAACTCTGCCCGCGTTACGCCAAACACTTTAAGGCGGCTATGTAA
- the emhC gene encoding efflux RND transporter outer membrane subunit EmhC, translating into MSKSLLSLAVAAFVLGGCSLIPDYQQPAAPVANQYPQGPAYSPAQAPSQAAAEQGWKQFFHDPALQQMIQVALENNRDLRVAALNIDAFSAQYRIQRADLYPAISANGTGSRQRLPADASTSGKAGISSSYSATVGISAYELDLFGRVRSLSEEALQKYFATEEARRSTQISLVASVANAYMTWQADKELLKLTQDTLGAFEQSYKLTARSNEVGVASALDLAQSRTSVENARAQLAKYTRQVAQDENSLVLLLGTGVPANLQAAKPLSDDLLSDVPPGLPSDLLQRRPDILQAEYNLKAANANIGAARAAFFPSISLTANAGTLSPDLSGLFKGGSGTWLFSPQINLPIFNAGSLRASLDYSKIQKDIGVANYEKSIQTAFQEVADGLAARQTYTDQLQAQRDFVTANQDYYRLAERRYRIGVDSNLTFLDAQRQLFSAQQALITDRLAQLNSAVNLYKALGGGWNEQTAKNEPLKEEAPKLKLF; encoded by the coding sequence ATGAGCAAGTCGCTACTCTCCCTAGCCGTCGCCGCTTTCGTGCTTGGCGGCTGCTCGCTGATTCCTGACTATCAGCAGCCTGCAGCTCCGGTGGCAAACCAATACCCGCAAGGCCCGGCGTATTCGCCGGCCCAGGCGCCTAGCCAGGCTGCCGCCGAACAGGGCTGGAAGCAGTTTTTCCATGACCCGGCACTGCAACAGATGATTCAGGTAGCCCTGGAAAACAACCGTGACCTGCGTGTCGCGGCCCTGAACATCGACGCGTTCTCCGCTCAGTACCGCATCCAGCGTGCCGATCTGTACCCGGCCATCTCGGCCAATGGCACCGGCAGCCGTCAGCGGCTCCCGGCGGACGCCTCGACGAGCGGTAAAGCGGGTATCAGCAGCTCGTACTCGGCCACGGTCGGCATCAGCGCCTATGAGCTCGACCTGTTTGGTCGGGTTCGCAGCCTGAGCGAAGAAGCCCTGCAGAAGTACTTCGCCACCGAAGAAGCACGGCGCAGTACCCAGATCAGCCTGGTGGCCAGTGTGGCCAACGCCTACATGACCTGGCAGGCCGACAAGGAACTGCTGAAACTGACCCAGGACACCCTCGGTGCGTTCGAGCAGAGCTACAAGCTCACCGCGCGCAGCAACGAAGTTGGTGTCGCTTCGGCCCTGGACCTGGCGCAGTCGCGTACCTCGGTGGAAAACGCCCGGGCGCAACTGGCCAAGTACACCCGTCAGGTCGCCCAGGATGAAAACAGCCTGGTGCTGCTGCTCGGCACCGGCGTCCCGGCCAATCTGCAAGCCGCCAAGCCACTGTCTGATGACCTGCTGAGCGATGTTCCGCCGGGCTTGCCGTCGGACTTGCTGCAACGTCGTCCGGATATCCTCCAGGCCGAATACAACCTGAAAGCCGCCAACGCCAACATCGGCGCGGCGCGAGCGGCGTTCTTCCCGAGCATCAGCCTGACCGCCAATGCCGGGACCCTGAGCCCGGACCTGTCCGGTCTGTTCAAGGGTGGTTCGGGCACCTGGCTGTTCTCGCCGCAGATCAACCTGCCGATCTTCAACGCCGGCAGCCTGCGCGCCAGCCTGGATTACTCGAAAATCCAGAAAGACATCGGCGTGGCGAACTACGAGAAGTCCATTCAAACGGCCTTCCAGGAAGTCGCCGACGGCCTGGCTGCCCGCCAGACCTACACCGATCAGTTGCAGGCTCAGCGTGATTTCGTTACCGCGAACCAGGACTACTACCGTCTGGCCGAGCGTCGCTACCGCATTGGTGTCGACAGCAACCTGACCTTCCTCGACGCCCAGCGTCAGCTGTTCAGTGCCCAACAGGCGCTGATCACCGACCGTTTGGCGCAGTTGAACAGCGCAGTCAATCTGTACAAGGCGCTGGGTGGTGGCTGGAACGAACAAACGGCGAAGAACGAGCCGTTGAAAGAAGAAGCGCCGAAGTTGAAGTTGTTCTGA
- the emhR gene encoding efflux system transcriptional repressor EmhR: MVRRTKEEAQETRSQILEAAEKAFYERGVARTTLADIATLAGVTRGAIYWHFSNKADLVQAMLDTLHEPLDEMAKASESEDELDPLGCMRKLLTHLFHQVALDPKTRRINEILFHKCEFTDEMCDLRQQRRTVSLDCNVRIALALSNAVNRGQLPNDLDTARAAISLHAYIDGILYQWLLAPDSFELHTEAERWVDIGLDMLRLSPSLRK; encoded by the coding sequence ATGGTCCGTCGTACCAAAGAGGAAGCTCAAGAAACCCGAAGCCAGATACTCGAAGCGGCAGAGAAAGCCTTTTATGAAAGGGGCGTGGCGCGCACGACGCTGGCGGATATCGCCACACTGGCCGGGGTTACTCGCGGGGCCATCTACTGGCATTTCAGCAACAAGGCGGATCTGGTGCAGGCCATGCTCGACACCTTGCATGAGCCGCTGGATGAGATGGCCAAGGCCAGTGAGAGCGAGGACGAGCTCGATCCGTTGGGCTGCATGCGCAAATTGCTGACTCATTTGTTTCATCAAGTTGCCCTGGACCCGAAAACCCGACGCATCAACGAGATTCTGTTTCATAAGTGCGAATTCACCGATGAAATGTGTGACCTGCGCCAGCAGCGCCGGACGGTCAGCCTCGACTGCAACGTGCGAATTGCCCTGGCCCTGAGTAATGCGGTGAATCGGGGGCAGTTGCCGAACGATCTCGATACGGCCCGTGCTGCGATCAGTCTGCACGCCTACATCGACGGCATCCTGTATCAGTGGTTGCTGGCGCCCGACAGTTTTGAGTTGCACACCGAGGCCGAGCGCTGGGTCGATATAGGGCTGGATATGCTGCGTTTGAGCCCCAGCCTGCGCAAATGA